From Paenibacillus sp. PK3_47, the proteins below share one genomic window:
- a CDS encoding RNA-binding S4 domain-containing protein → MRLDKFLKVSRLIKRRTVAKDVSEQGRVLINGRESKPSSTVKIGDEITVQFGQKLVTVKVEKLVETTRKDEAAGMYTLLREEPVAKSNGLDW, encoded by the coding sequence ATGCGTCTGGACAAATTCCTGAAAGTGTCCCGTCTGATCAAGCGCCGCACAGTGGCCAAGGATGTGTCCGAACAGGGCCGGGTACTGATCAACGGGCGGGAATCGAAACCCAGCAGTACGGTAAAAATCGGTGATGAAATCACCGTGCAATTCGGTCAGAAACTGGTGACGGTCAAAGTGGAAAAGCTGGTTGAAACAACCCGCAAGGACGAGGCCGCCGGTATGTATACACTGCTCCGCGAAGAGCCCGTTGCCAAGAGCAACGGTCTTGACTGGTGA
- the mazG gene encoding nucleoside triphosphate pyrophosphohydrolase, with the protein MGAILTVVGLGSGNPDRLTLGIIKKLKGASAVYVRTAEHPVMAALSELGIASQSFDSLYESLSSFPEVYEAITSRLIEEAGSAPDGTEIVYAVPGHPMVAESAVSLLRERCPGTGIELQILGGESFLDEAFVRLGFDPIEGFQLLDASGIRSSQLQPELHTLIGQVYDSFTASETKLCLMELYPPEYEVIVGHALGVEGEESIIRVPLYELDRLEGYGNLSLVYVPANRADSARKRTFARLHEIVDILRSPEGCPWDREQTHESLRKNLIEETYEVLETIDEDDPDHMKEELGDLLLQIMLHSQMEEELGTFNVYDVIEGLNDKLIFRHPHVFGDKNAEDAEEALQNWEGMKAEEKRRKGVKPEAESALSGVPRDLPALMKAYKLQKKASKVGFDWDNTGDVLAKIREEVDELQEAIETGAPAEEQMLELGDLLFAATNAARFIGADPEEALTRTNRKFVSRFQYIEQRLLSEGKSVKTSSLEEMEQLWQEAKAEERKA; encoded by the coding sequence ATGGGTGCTATATTAACTGTTGTCGGCCTCGGCTCGGGAAATCCCGACAGGCTGACGCTCGGTATCATTAAGAAGCTGAAGGGTGCATCGGCGGTGTATGTAAGGACCGCAGAACATCCGGTCATGGCAGCTTTGTCGGAACTTGGAATTGCCTCGCAATCCTTTGACAGCCTGTATGAGTCACTGTCTTCTTTCCCGGAGGTATATGAAGCGATCACCTCCAGACTGATTGAGGAGGCGGGCTCCGCGCCGGACGGTACGGAAATTGTCTATGCGGTTCCGGGTCACCCGATGGTGGCGGAATCGGCAGTTTCCCTGCTGCGGGAGCGCTGCCCCGGCACAGGGATCGAACTGCAGATTCTTGGCGGGGAGAGCTTTCTGGATGAAGCCTTTGTCCGTCTTGGCTTTGACCCGATTGAAGGCTTTCAGCTGCTTGATGCTTCCGGCATCCGCAGCTCCCAGCTTCAGCCGGAGCTGCATACGCTGATCGGACAGGTCTATGACAGCTTCACTGCTTCGGAGACCAAGCTCTGCCTGATGGAGCTGTATCCGCCTGAATATGAGGTCATTGTGGGACATGCCCTGGGGGTGGAAGGCGAAGAGAGCATCATCCGTGTCCCGCTGTATGAGCTGGACCGCCTGGAGGGTTACGGGAACCTGTCGCTCGTATATGTCCCGGCAAACCGTGCAGACAGTGCCCGCAAGCGCACCTTCGCCCGGCTGCATGAAATTGTTGATATTCTGCGCAGCCCGGAAGGCTGTCCCTGGGACCGGGAGCAGACTCATGAATCGCTGCGCAAGAACCTGATTGAAGAGACCTATGAGGTGCTGGAGACGATTGACGAGGACGATCCAGACCATATGAAGGAAGAGCTTGGCGACCTGCTGCTGCAGATTATGCTGCACTCCCAGATGGAAGAGGAGCTCGGGACATTTAACGTCTACGACGTGATTGAAGGCCTCAATGACAAGCTGATCTTCCGCCATCCGCATGTGTTCGGTGACAAGAATGCTGAGGATGCCGAGGAGGCGCTGCAGAACTGGGAAGGGATGAAAGCAGAGGAGAAGCGGCGCAAGGGCGTTAAGCCAGAAGCTGAATCTGCACTGAGCGGAGTGCCCCGCGATCTGCCGGCGCTGATGAAGGCGTACAAGCTGCAGAAAAAAGCCTCCAAGGTAGGCTTCGACTGGGATAACACCGGGGATGTGCTGGCCAAGATCCGTGAAGAGGTGGATGAGCTGCAGGAGGCCATTGAAACCGGGGCACCGGCCGAAGAGCAAATGCTGGAGCTTGGCGATCTGCTGTTCGCGGCAACGAATGCTGCCCGTTTTATTGGAGCGGACCCGGAAGAAGCACTGACACGCACCAACCGTAAATTCGTATCGCGTTTCCAATACATCGAGCAGCGTCTGCTTAGTGAAGGAAAAAGCGTGAAGACTAGCAGCCTTGAAGAGATGGAGCAGCTGTGGCAGGAGGCGAAGGCTGAGGAGCGTAAGGCCTAA
- the yabP gene encoding sporulation protein YabP codes for MIDPAKVTKQHDLHMRSRKQLELTGVQNVESFDSEEFLLRTELGHLTIRGNHLHIKNLSLENGLLSLEGNVHSLIYLDPGSQAKNKGILGKLFK; via the coding sequence ATGATCGATCCAGCCAAGGTTACCAAACAACATGATCTGCACATGCGCAGCCGCAAACAATTGGAGCTGACAGGCGTGCAAAATGTGGAGAGCTTCGACAGTGAGGAATTTCTGCTTCGTACGGAGCTTGGTCATCTCACCATTCGCGGGAATCATTTACATATCAAAAATTTAAGTCTGGAAAATGGGCTCCTGTCTCTGGAAGGCAATGTCCATTCCCTGATTTATCTCGATCCCGGTTCACAGGCCAAAAACAAGGGAATCCTCGGCAAGCTGTTTAAATGA
- a CDS encoding HU family DNA-binding protein, with protein MNKTDLVNNISEKSGLAKKDVEAVLNGVLGEITEALAKGDKVQLIGFGTFETRKRSGRTGRNPQSGTPIEIPESTVPAFKAGNKLKEAVN; from the coding sequence ATGAACAAGACAGATCTGGTCAACAACATTTCCGAAAAAAGCGGATTGGCAAAAAAAGATGTAGAAGCAGTATTGAACGGGGTTCTGGGCGAAATTACAGAAGCTCTGGCTAAAGGCGATAAAGTTCAATTGATCGGGTTCGGTACTTTTGAAACCCGCAAACGTTCCGGCCGCACCGGCCGTAACCCGCAATCGGGCACACCTATTGAGATTCCTGAATCCACTGTACCGGCCTTCAAGGCTGGCAACAAGCTTAAAGAAGCCGTTAACTAA
- the yabQ gene encoding spore cortex biosynthesis protein YabQ, with protein sequence MNPSIQWITLLYMMLAGTAMGLTYDGYRVLSLKLSFPKWLNAFLDLLYWIWAALLVFRMLYAGNQGELRFYVFVGLFLGVWIYFLIFSVTVQRFVVMLIQSVQYTCRLLWRFIVILIGVPFLWLWRLLRGTLLLLGRILLFILKILLRLTKPIWVLPVRWISPYMSRLLSSAWARKFTAWMGRWRKR encoded by the coding sequence ATGAACCCTTCAATCCAGTGGATAACACTGCTCTACATGATGCTGGCGGGTACAGCCATGGGACTGACCTATGACGGCTACCGGGTGCTGTCGCTGAAGCTCAGCTTTCCCAAATGGCTTAACGCATTTCTTGATCTGCTGTATTGGATCTGGGCTGCACTGCTGGTCTTTCGCATGCTTTATGCCGGAAATCAGGGAGAATTGAGGTTTTATGTCTTTGTCGGACTCTTTCTGGGTGTATGGATCTATTTTTTGATCTTCAGTGTTACGGTGCAGCGTTTTGTGGTAATGTTAATTCAGTCGGTTCAGTATACGTGCAGACTGCTGTGGAGATTCATAGTGATATTGATAGGCGTGCCGTTTCTTTGGCTGTGGCGTCTTTTAAGAGGAACGCTGCTGCTGCTGGGCCGGATCCTGTTATTTATTTTGAAGATTCTCCTGCGTCTAACGAAGCCAATATGGGTACTTCCTGTAAGATGGATCTCTCCATATATGTCCCGGCTCTTATCCAGCGCATGGGCACGGA